A window of the Fundidesulfovibrio magnetotacticus genome harbors these coding sequences:
- a CDS encoding TSUP family transporter, whose protein sequence is MEVLLVCLTALLASGLTLFSGFGLGTLLFPAFALFFPVDVAVAQTALVHLANNLFKLSLFWRAADPRTALAFGLPAMLAALAGAWLLGALEGQPALFTYQALGAVRAVTPLKLLMAGLMAFFALAELRGSIKQGPARGGLLAGGLLSGFFGGLSGHQGAFRSAYLLKAGLSKEAFIATGVVLACVVDLSRLAVYAGHLGRPEVADHAGLVTLACLAAFAGAFLGKRLVRKATIDGVRRAVAGMMLAVALGLACGLF, encoded by the coding sequence TTGGAAGTCCTCCTCGTCTGTCTGACGGCCCTGCTGGCCTCGGGCCTCACGCTCTTTTCCGGCTTCGGCCTGGGCACTCTCCTCTTCCCGGCCTTCGCCCTGTTCTTCCCCGTGGACGTGGCCGTCGCCCAGACCGCCCTGGTGCACCTGGCCAACAACCTCTTCAAGCTCTCGCTCTTCTGGCGCGCCGCCGACCCGCGCACCGCCCTGGCCTTCGGCCTCCCGGCCATGCTGGCCGCCCTGGCCGGGGCCTGGCTCCTGGGCGCGCTGGAGGGCCAGCCCGCCCTGTTCACCTACCAGGCCCTGGGGGCCGTGCGCGCGGTCACGCCGCTCAAGCTCCTCATGGCCGGTCTCATGGCCTTTTTCGCCCTGGCGGAACTGCGAGGTTCCATCAAGCAGGGTCCGGCGCGGGGCGGCCTGTTGGCGGGCGGGCTCCTTTCGGGCTTCTTCGGCGGCCTCTCGGGGCACCAGGGGGCGTTCCGCAGCGCCTATCTGCTCAAGGCCGGGCTCTCCAAGGAGGCCTTCATCGCCACGGGCGTGGTGCTGGCCTGCGTCGTGGACTTGAGCCGCCTGGCGGTCTACGCCGGACACTTGGGCCGCCCCGAGGTGGCGGACCACGCGGGCCTGGTGACCCTGGCCTGCCTGGCCGCCTTCGCGGGGGCCTTCCTGGGCAAGCGCCTCGTGCGCAAGGCCACCATCGACGGCGTGCGCCGGGCCGTGGCCGGGATGATGCTCGCCGTGGCCCTGGGCCTGGCCTGCGGGCTCTTCTAG
- a CDS encoding mechanosensitive ion channel family protein: protein MTVRPSLALPRLLLAALLIFCAGQALAAKLPGQSGQGKAAALPDASALSPGGVDAFVAGLSDEQARKVLRERLAAEAAARVRDQDEERGQAVRGPFERAEKALRGLGGQGGALAAQAAREWTDRAALLDAAGGASVLRSALALAGLVLLGGLAAFLAARAGSRRLEGPLLGRLETMALGRLWAMAARAALHAASVLVFAAVSLGLLVSVTQPRGLEYVTTFTAMATCTVLLLWRAASLTLLAPDSALLRPIPLDDAQARTIHAWFMAVATSCFSLALGSFVLRNGLNAQALASLVYASAGAVTGLVLSAMVLCNRREVSLALASGRAEPDEGPLRELAARWWHVPASAYALLMGLAWSLAALADDATIVSLLASLFLIPACIGADLWVRRLLAVASGEDREVIRLDAPATAGEASHGKDLAGGGRAFRDYVPLIRRCVRVALVVFPVFAMLRLWGVDVPLGWLLARNVLSVLLVLVGGLVFWEIVRIRIDRRLSEEAVLPGEEMEEGGGAGGSRSATLLLLLRKFLLCVIVVLGALVALSSLGVDIGPLIAGAGVVGLAIGFGAQTLVKDIISGVFFLVDDAFRVGDYVEAGTAKGTVEQISLRSMKLRHPRGMVFTIPYGGLKILQNYSRDYIISKLDFRVRYDADIEKIRKVIKRINKALMADEDIRKGMLSDIKSMGVRKMEDSAMILRIKFKTVPGHQFLVEKELYRRVQEGFRENGIEFAHRNVTVYLPPEARAGEPLAVAAGAAAAAELAREEDEKRLQAAKAKPKGE from the coding sequence ATGACGGTTCGCCCTTCCCTTGCACTCCCCCGGCTTCTCCTGGCCGCGCTCCTTATCTTCTGCGCCGGGCAGGCCCTGGCGGCCAAACTCCCGGGCCAGTCCGGCCAGGGCAAGGCCGCTGCCCTGCCGGACGCCTCGGCGCTTTCGCCCGGCGGCGTGGATGCCTTCGTGGCAGGGCTTAGCGACGAGCAGGCCCGGAAGGTGCTCCGCGAACGCCTGGCCGCCGAAGCGGCCGCCCGCGTCCGGGACCAGGACGAAGAGCGCGGGCAGGCCGTGCGAGGCCCCTTTGAGCGCGCCGAGAAGGCCCTGCGCGGCCTGGGCGGGCAGGGCGGGGCGCTCGCGGCCCAGGCCGCCCGGGAGTGGACGGACCGCGCGGCCCTGCTCGATGCCGCGGGCGGCGCGAGCGTTCTGCGCTCCGCCCTGGCCCTGGCCGGCCTTGTGCTGCTGGGTGGGCTGGCGGCCTTCCTGGCCGCGCGGGCCGGGTCGAGACGCCTGGAAGGGCCGCTCCTAGGACGTCTGGAGACCATGGCGCTTGGCAGGCTCTGGGCCATGGCGGCCCGTGCCGCGCTCCACGCGGCCTCCGTGCTGGTCTTCGCGGCCGTGTCCCTGGGGCTTCTGGTGTCCGTCACCCAGCCCCGGGGGCTTGAGTACGTGACGACCTTCACCGCCATGGCGACCTGCACCGTGCTTCTCCTGTGGCGCGCGGCGTCGCTCACGCTCCTCGCGCCTGACAGCGCACTGCTGCGCCCCATCCCCTTGGACGACGCCCAGGCCCGCACCATCCACGCCTGGTTCATGGCCGTGGCCACGTCCTGCTTCTCCCTGGCCCTGGGGAGCTTCGTGCTGCGAAACGGCCTGAACGCCCAGGCCCTGGCCTCCCTGGTCTACGCCTCGGCGGGCGCGGTCACGGGGCTCGTGCTCTCGGCCATGGTCCTGTGCAACCGGCGCGAGGTGTCCCTGGCCCTGGCCTCGGGCAGGGCGGAACCAGACGAGGGCCCCCTGCGCGAGCTGGCCGCGCGCTGGTGGCACGTGCCCGCCTCGGCCTACGCCCTGCTGATGGGCCTGGCCTGGAGCCTGGCGGCCCTGGCCGACGACGCCACCATCGTGAGCCTGCTGGCCAGCCTCTTCCTGATCCCCGCCTGCATCGGCGCGGACCTCTGGGTGCGCCGCCTGCTGGCCGTGGCCTCGGGGGAGGACCGCGAGGTGATCCGCCTGGACGCCCCCGCGACCGCCGGAGAGGCCTCCCACGGCAAGGACCTCGCGGGCGGGGGACGCGCCTTCCGGGACTACGTGCCGCTCATCCGCAGGTGCGTGCGCGTGGCCCTGGTGGTTTTCCCGGTGTTCGCCATGCTGCGGCTGTGGGGCGTGGACGTGCCCCTGGGCTGGCTGCTGGCGCGCAACGTGCTCTCGGTGCTCCTGGTGCTGGTGGGGGGGCTGGTATTCTGGGAGATCGTGCGCATCCGCATCGACCGCCGCCTGAGCGAAGAGGCCGTGCTGCCCGGCGAGGAGATGGAGGAGGGCGGCGGCGCGGGTGGCTCGCGCAGCGCCACGCTGCTCTTGTTGCTGCGCAAGTTCCTCTTGTGCGTCATCGTGGTGCTGGGAGCGCTGGTGGCGCTCTCCTCGCTGGGGGTGGACATCGGGCCGCTCATCGCGGGCGCTGGGGTGGTGGGCCTGGCCATCGGCTTCGGCGCGCAGACCCTGGTGAAGGACATCATCTCCGGGGTGTTCTTCCTGGTGGACGACGCCTTCCGCGTGGGCGACTACGTGGAGGCGGGCACGGCCAAGGGCACCGTGGAGCAGATCTCGCTTCGCTCCATGAAGCTGCGCCACCCGCGCGGCATGGTGTTCACCATCCCGTACGGGGGGCTCAAGATCCTCCAGAACTACAGCCGGGACTACATCATCTCCAAGCTGGACTTCCGCGTGCGCTACGACGCCGACATCGAGAAGATCCGCAAGGTGATCAAGCGCATCAACAAGGCGCTCATGGCCGACGAGGACATCCGCAAGGGCATGCTTTCGGACATCAAGTCCATGGGCGTGCGCAAGATGGAGGACTCGGCCATGATCCTGCGCATCAAGTTCAAGACCGTGCCGGGCCACCAGTTCCTGGTGGAGAAGGAACTCTACCGCAGGGTGCAGGAAGGCTTCCGGGAGAACGGCATCGAGTTCGCCCACCGCAACGTGACGGTGTACCTGCCGCCCGAGGCGCGCGCGGGCGAGCCCCTGGCTGTCGCCGCAGGGGCGGCGGCTGCGGCCGAACTGGCCCGCGAGGAGGACGAAAAGCGGCTCCAGGCCGCCAAGGCCAAGCCCAAAGGGGAATGA
- a CDS encoding NAD(P)H-dependent glycerol-3-phosphate dehydrogenase gives MNVAVIGGGSWGTTLADLLAGKGENVTLWVREMELLAQIKSTGENGWYMPGVKLSPNLQVSLDLEQACAGKDLFVMAVPSQFTRGKLGDMRDFLPKNPAIVCASKGMELDTGKTMSEVCEDVMGGRKHRFAVLSGPSFAYETIRRMPTAISLGCKDKDLAREIQQAFATDSFRVYTNKDVRGVELGGAVKNIIAIAAGVSDELGFGANGRAALITRGLAEMARLGAKLGADPKTFTGLSGLGDLVLTCTGDLSRNRQVGRRLAKGQKLMDILTEMRTVAEGVKTTQAVHTLAARLKVDLPITAQVHAVLFEDKDPGQAVRDLMARSLRDE, from the coding sequence ATGAACGTAGCGGTGATAGGCGGCGGCAGCTGGGGAACCACCCTGGCCGACCTGCTGGCAGGCAAGGGAGAGAACGTCACCCTCTGGGTGCGCGAGATGGAACTTCTGGCCCAGATCAAGTCCACGGGCGAGAACGGATGGTACATGCCGGGGGTGAAGCTCTCGCCCAACCTCCAGGTCTCGCTGGACCTGGAACAGGCCTGCGCGGGCAAGGACCTCTTCGTCATGGCCGTGCCCAGCCAGTTCACGCGCGGCAAGCTGGGCGATATGCGCGACTTCCTGCCCAAGAACCCGGCCATCGTCTGCGCCAGCAAGGGCATGGAGCTCGACACCGGCAAGACCATGTCCGAGGTCTGCGAGGACGTGATGGGCGGACGCAAGCACCGCTTCGCCGTGCTCTCCGGCCCCAGCTTCGCCTACGAGACCATCCGGCGCATGCCCACGGCCATCAGCCTGGGCTGCAAGGACAAGGACCTGGCCCGCGAGATCCAGCAGGCGTTCGCCACCGACTCCTTCCGGGTCTACACCAACAAGGACGTGCGCGGCGTGGAGCTGGGCGGCGCGGTGAAGAACATCATCGCCATCGCGGCGGGCGTCTCCGACGAGCTGGGCTTCGGGGCCAACGGACGCGCGGCGCTCATCACGCGCGGCTTGGCCGAGATGGCCCGCCTGGGCGCGAAGCTCGGGGCCGACCCCAAGACCTTCACCGGCCTCTCGGGCCTGGGCGACCTGGTGCTCACCTGCACCGGCGACCTCTCGCGCAACCGCCAGGTGGGGCGCAGGCTGGCCAAGGGCCAGAAGCTCATGGACATCCTCACGGAGATGCGCACCGTGGCCGAGGGCGTGAAGACCACCCAGGCCGTGCATACCCTGGCGGCGCGCCTCAAGGTGGACCTGCCCATCACCGCGCAGGTGCACGCCGTGCTCTTCGAGGACAAGGACCCCGGGCAGGCCGTGCGCGACCTCATGGCCCGCTCCCTGCGCGACGAATAA
- the ahbB gene encoding siroheme decarboxylase subunit beta: MSQAKEFSEVERRILSIVQGDLPDGPEPFAEVARMAGASLEQVLDLIRGMKERGEIRRFGATLRHQKAGYGSNAMVAWFVDPEDMERMGAFFAARPEISHCYHRVNCMDWPYNLYTMVHAKSRQACDETVAELARLSGLDEYDVLESRREFKKTSMRYF, from the coding sequence ATGTCCCAGGCCAAAGAGTTCAGCGAGGTGGAACGGCGCATTCTGTCCATCGTGCAGGGCGACCTGCCCGATGGCCCCGAGCCCTTCGCCGAGGTGGCGCGCATGGCCGGCGCATCCCTGGAGCAGGTGCTGGACCTGATCCGGGGCATGAAGGAGCGCGGCGAGATTCGCCGCTTCGGGGCCACCCTGCGCCACCAGAAGGCGGGCTACGGCTCCAACGCCATGGTGGCCTGGTTCGTGGACCCGGAAGACATGGAGCGCATGGGGGCCTTCTTCGCGGCCCGCCCCGAAATCTCCCACTGCTACCACCGCGTGAACTGCATGGACTGGCCCTACAACCTCTACACCATGGTGCACGCCAAGAGCCGTCAGGCCTGCGACGAAACCGTGGCCGAACTGGCCAGGCTCTCGGGCCTTGACGAATACGACGTGCTGGAAAGCCGCAGGGAGTTCAAGAAGACGAGCATGCGCTACTTCTAG
- a CDS encoding chemotaxis protein CheW: MSESTNQYLTFTLGEEVFALDIASVREVLEYTTITKVPRTPEYIRGVINLRGRAVPVVDVRLKFGMAETTRTVNTCIIIVEVSLGGEETVLGALADSVKEVMDIEPKDIEPAPRMGTSIKADFIQGIGKHQEEFIIILDIDKVFTEAELTHIGAAAGGDSQDAA, from the coding sequence GTGAGCGAAAGCACCAACCAGTACCTGACGTTCACCCTGGGCGAGGAAGTCTTCGCCCTGGACATCGCCAGCGTGCGCGAGGTCCTGGAGTACACCACCATCACCAAGGTGCCCCGCACCCCGGAGTACATCCGGGGCGTGATCAACCTGCGCGGGCGCGCCGTGCCCGTGGTGGACGTGCGCCTGAAGTTCGGCATGGCCGAGACCACGCGCACCGTGAACACCTGCATCATCATCGTGGAGGTCTCCCTGGGCGGCGAGGAGACGGTCCTCGGCGCGCTGGCCGACTCGGTGAAGGAAGTGATGGACATCGAGCCCAAGGACATCGAGCCCGCGCCCCGCATGGGCACGTCCATCAAGGCCGATTTCATCCAGGGCATCGGCAAGCACCAGGAGGAGTTCATCATCATCCTGGACATCGACAAGGTGTTCACCGAGGCGGAGCTGACGCACATCGGTGCCGCTGCCGGGGGAGACTCCCAGGACGCGGCCTGA